A stretch of the Channa argus isolate prfri chromosome 9, Channa argus male v1.0, whole genome shotgun sequence genome encodes the following:
- the gmppaa gene encoding mannose-1-phosphate guanyltransferase alpha-A isoform X2: MRKQSPNSCSSVQAGVAAVTYHSSSVKMLKAVILIGGPQKGTRFRPLSFEVPKPLFPVAGVPMLQHHIEACAKVPNMKEILLIGFYQPNEELTRFLFNAQQEFKISIRYLQEYAALGTGGGIYHFRDQIVSGSPEAFFVLNADVCSAFPLREMLSFQKEHGEPNSFVILGTTANRKQSLNYGCIVENEKTNEVLHYVEKPSTFVSDIINCGIYLFNPDIFQHIGTVFQKNQQDMLLEEPTNGWHRAEAIRLEQDIFTAMAGQGKLYVYKTLSFWSQIKSAGSAIYASRLYLNQYHTTHPERLASNKEGGPNISGNVYIHPTANIDPTAMLGPNVSIGTGVSIGAGVRVRESIILHGANLQDHCCVLNSIVGWDSTVGKWARVEGTPSDPNPNDPYAKIDSETLFRDGKLTPSITILGCNVTIPSEVIILNSIVLPHKDLNRSFKNQIIL; the protein is encoded by the exons ATGCGGAAACAGTCCCCAAACAGTTGCAGCAGTGTTCAGGCAGGTGTTGCAGCTGTCACATATCACAGCTCCTCAGTTAAGATGTTGAAGGCGGTTATTTTGATTGGAGGCCCTCAGAAAG GCACGAGGTTCAGGCCGCTGTCCTTTGAAGTTCCCAAACCCCTGTTTCCAGTAGCTGGTGTGCCCATGCTGCAACACCATATTGAAGCATGTGCCAAA GTACCGAATATGAAGGAGATTCTGCTCATTGGCTTTTATCAGCCGAATGAAGAACTAACCAGATTCCTGTTTAATGCACAGCAGGAGTTCAAGATTTCCATCAG GTATTTGCAGGAGTATGCAGCCCTGGGAACCGGAGGGGGCATTTATCACTTCAGAGATCAGATTGTCTCTGGCAGTCCAGAAGCGTTCTTTGTTCTGAATGCTGATGTCTGTTCAGCGTTTCCTCTCAGAGAGATGCTCAGCTTCCAAAAAGAACACGGTGAACCAAACAGCTTTGTTATCCTTGGGACAACG GCAAACAGAAAGCAGTCCCTGAATTATGGCTGCATTGTTGAAAACGAGAAAACAAATGAG GTCTTGCATTATGTGGAAAAGCCAAGCACATTTGTTAGCGACATCATCAACTGTGGTATATACCTCTTTAACCCAGACATCTTTCAACATATTGGCACCGTTTTCCAGAAGAATCAGCAGGACATGTTGCT AGAGGAGCCAACTAATGGCTGGCACAGAGCAGAGGCCATCAGGCTGGAGCAGGACATTTTTACTGCCATGGCAGGACAGGGCAAACTCTATGTCTATAAAACACTTAGCTTCTGGAGCCAGATTAAATCTGCAGG gTCTGCAATTTATGCCAGTCGATTGTACCTCAATCAGTATCACACAACTCATCCTGAAAGGCTGGCTTCAAATAAGGAGGGAGGGCCCAATATAAGTG GTAATGTCTATATTCATCCTACTGCCAATATTGACCCCACTGCAATG TTGGGTCCCAATGTTTCAATTGGCACTGGAGTGAGTATTGGTGCTGGGGTCAGAGTTCGAGAATCCATCATCCTCCATGGTGCAAATCTACAG gaTCACTGCTGTGTTTTGAACAGTATTGTGGGATGGGATAGCACCGTCGGCAAGTGGGCGAGAGTAGAAGGAACTCCAAGTGACCCAAACCCCAATGATCCCTATGCAAAGATTGACAGTGAGACTCTCTTCAGAGATGGAAAACTCACACCCTCCATTACTATTCTTG GTTGTAATGTGACCATCCCTTCTGAAGTGATTATACTCAACTCGATCGTCCTTCCACACAAAGACCTCAACCGCAGCTTTAAAAACCAAATTATTCTCTAG
- the gmppaa gene encoding mannose-1-phosphate guanyltransferase alpha-A isoform X1 produces MRKQSPNSCSSVQAGVAAVTYHSSSVKMLKAVILIGGPQKGTRFRPLSFEVPKPLFPVAGVPMLQHHIEACAKVPNMKEILLIGFYQPNEELTRFLFNAQQEFKISIRYLQEYAALGTGGGIYHFRDQIVSGSPEAFFVLNADVCSAFPLREMLSFQKEHGEPNSFVILGTTANRKQSLNYGCIVENEKTNEVLHYVEKPSTFVSDIINCGIYLFNPDIFQHIGTVFQKNQQDMLLYPYDGEEPTNGWHRAEAIRLEQDIFTAMAGQGKLYVYKTLSFWSQIKSAGSAIYASRLYLNQYHTTHPERLASNKEGGPNISGNVYIHPTANIDPTAMLGPNVSIGTGVSIGAGVRVRESIILHGANLQDHCCVLNSIVGWDSTVGKWARVEGTPSDPNPNDPYAKIDSETLFRDGKLTPSITILGCNVTIPSEVIILNSIVLPHKDLNRSFKNQIIL; encoded by the exons ATGCGGAAACAGTCCCCAAACAGTTGCAGCAGTGTTCAGGCAGGTGTTGCAGCTGTCACATATCACAGCTCCTCAGTTAAGATGTTGAAGGCGGTTATTTTGATTGGAGGCCCTCAGAAAG GCACGAGGTTCAGGCCGCTGTCCTTTGAAGTTCCCAAACCCCTGTTTCCAGTAGCTGGTGTGCCCATGCTGCAACACCATATTGAAGCATGTGCCAAA GTACCGAATATGAAGGAGATTCTGCTCATTGGCTTTTATCAGCCGAATGAAGAACTAACCAGATTCCTGTTTAATGCACAGCAGGAGTTCAAGATTTCCATCAG GTATTTGCAGGAGTATGCAGCCCTGGGAACCGGAGGGGGCATTTATCACTTCAGAGATCAGATTGTCTCTGGCAGTCCAGAAGCGTTCTTTGTTCTGAATGCTGATGTCTGTTCAGCGTTTCCTCTCAGAGAGATGCTCAGCTTCCAAAAAGAACACGGTGAACCAAACAGCTTTGTTATCCTTGGGACAACG GCAAACAGAAAGCAGTCCCTGAATTATGGCTGCATTGTTGAAAACGAGAAAACAAATGAG GTCTTGCATTATGTGGAAAAGCCAAGCACATTTGTTAGCGACATCATCAACTGTGGTATATACCTCTTTAACCCAGACATCTTTCAACATATTGGCACCGTTTTCCAGAAGAATCAGCAGGACATGTTGCT ATATCCATATGATGG AGAGGAGCCAACTAATGGCTGGCACAGAGCAGAGGCCATCAGGCTGGAGCAGGACATTTTTACTGCCATGGCAGGACAGGGCAAACTCTATGTCTATAAAACACTTAGCTTCTGGAGCCAGATTAAATCTGCAGG gTCTGCAATTTATGCCAGTCGATTGTACCTCAATCAGTATCACACAACTCATCCTGAAAGGCTGGCTTCAAATAAGGAGGGAGGGCCCAATATAAGTG GTAATGTCTATATTCATCCTACTGCCAATATTGACCCCACTGCAATG TTGGGTCCCAATGTTTCAATTGGCACTGGAGTGAGTATTGGTGCTGGGGTCAGAGTTCGAGAATCCATCATCCTCCATGGTGCAAATCTACAG gaTCACTGCTGTGTTTTGAACAGTATTGTGGGATGGGATAGCACCGTCGGCAAGTGGGCGAGAGTAGAAGGAACTCCAAGTGACCCAAACCCCAATGATCCCTATGCAAAGATTGACAGTGAGACTCTCTTCAGAGATGGAAAACTCACACCCTCCATTACTATTCTTG GTTGTAATGTGACCATCCCTTCTGAAGTGATTATACTCAACTCGATCGTCCTTCCACACAAAGACCTCAACCGCAGCTTTAAAAACCAAATTATTCTCTAG